The Oncorhynchus mykiss isolate Arlee chromosome 20, USDA_OmykA_1.1, whole genome shotgun sequence genome includes a region encoding these proteins:
- the plaub gene encoding plasminogen activator, urokinase b isoform X2 produces MGRSILLLILTSTLAGVSQSETGLLRQKRQISNFPYRKRSGGLCRHGGTSVPALSGEHMFCLCTVGYGGKHCELDTAAACYTGTGMYYRGKVSQSESGRRCVGWDLDTRKRLMGSDVYSGRHNYCRNLEYKRRPWCYVMKGVEQVQEYCDIPRCGVPVETGPLDDLPTEPTVPDTASSLTESTCGQRTRKQMKIVGGTVAAVESHPWMAAIFWRSRQSKENVFRCGGSLISPCWVLSAAHCFPDSSQTKACSLFVTLGKSAINETDDTKEQTFQVEEVIVHAEFENSEGNFNNDIALLKLKAVDGRCAVESSSVRTVCLPPARQALGAGSSCEIAGYGRQNEGLWYNSQYLREATVNILAHDVCSDKAYYGNLITENMFCAGRPDWSQDACKGDSGGPMVCEVDNRMFLFGIVSWGEGCSRALRPGVYTAVTNYNKWIEEKTGLSSVASGSMYPLK; encoded by the exons atgggaaggagtATTTTGCTGCTGATTTTGACATCCACCCTGGCAGGGGTGTCACAGAGTGAGACG GGCTTGCTGAGACAGAAAAGACAGATTTCTAATTTCCCCTACCGAAAAAGATCAG GTGGCCTCTGTCGTCATGGTGGCACCTCTGTCCCTGCCCTGTCCGGAGAACACATGTTCTGCTTATGCACAGTTGGTTACGGTGGCAAACACTGTGAGTTAG ATACAGCAGCCGCCTGCTACACGGGAACTGGGATGTACTACAGAGGCAAAGTGTCTCAGTCAGAGAGTGGGCGCAGGTGTGTGGGGTGGGACCTGGACACCAGAAAACGCCTGATGGGGTCTGACGTCTACTCCGGGAGGCACAACTACTGCAG GAATCTGGAGTACAAACGTCGTCCGTGGTGTTATGTAATGAAGGGTGTGGAGCAGGTACAGGAATACTGTGATATCCCTCGCTGTGGCGTACCTGTGGAGACAG GTCCCCTTGATGATCTGCCCACCGAGCCCACTGTACCAGACACAG CGTCCAGCCTGACAGAGTCCACGTGTGGCCAGCGTACCAGGAAGCAGATGAAGATCGTAGGAGGGACAGTTGCCGCTGTGGAATCCCACCCGTGGATGGCTGCCATATTCTGGAGGAGCCGTCAGTCTAAAGAGAACGTGTTCCGCTGTGGGGGAAGTCTGATCTCTCCCTGCTGGGTTCTGTCTGCTGCCCATTGCTTCCCTGACAG CTCTCAAACTAAAGCCTGCAGCCTCTTCGTCACTCTGGGGAAGAGTGCCATCAATGAGACTGATGACACCAAAGAACAGACCTTTCAGGTGGAAGAGGTCATCGTGCACGCAGAGTTCGAAAACAGCGAAGGCAACTTCAACAATGACATCG CTCTACTGAAGTTAAAGGCTGTAGATGGTCGGTGTGCAGTGGagagcagctctgtcaggactgTCTGCCTGCCCCCGGCACGCCAGGCCCTCGGCGCGGGATCCTCCTGTGAGATAGCAGGCTACGGAAGACAGAACGAGG GTTTATGGTACAATTCACAGTACCTGAGGGAGGCAACGGTAAACATTTTGGCCCATGACGTCTGCTCAGATAAGGCGTACTACGGAAACCTGATCACAGAAAACATGTTCTGTGCTGGGAGACCGGACTGGAGTCAAGATGCGTGCAAG GGTGATTCCGGAGGACCCATGGTGTGCGAGGTGGATAATCGAATGTTCCTTTTTGGAATCGTCAGTTGGGGCGAGGGGTGTTCTAGAGCCTTACGACCAGGCGTGTACACAGCAGTGACCAACTACAACAAGTGGATAGAAGAAAAAACAGGCTTATCCTCCGTCGCCTCAGG GTCTATGTACCCACTGAAATGA
- the plaub gene encoding plasminogen activator, urokinase b isoform X1 yields MGRSILLLILTSTLAGVSQSETGLLRQKRQISNFPYRKRSGGLCRHGGTSVPALSGEHMFCLCTVGYGGKHCELDTAAACYTGTGMYYRGKVSQSESGRRCVGWDLDTRKRLMGSDVYSGRHNYCRNLEYKRRPWCYVMKGVEQVQEYCDIPRCGVPVETGPLDDLPTEPTVPDTASSLTESTCGQRTRKQMKIVGGTVAAVESHPWMAAIFWRSRQSKENVFRCGGSLISPCWVLSAAHCFPDSSQTKACSLFVTLGKSAINETDDTKEQTFQVEEVIVHAEFENSEGNFNNDIALLKLKAVDGRCAVESSSVRTVCLPPARQALGAGSSCEIAGYGRQNEGLWYNSQYLREATVNILAHDVCSDKAYYGNLITENMFCAGRPDWSQDACKGDSGGPMVCEVDNRMFLFGIVSWGEGCSRALRPGVYTAVTNYNKWIEEKTGLSSVASGSMYPQK; encoded by the exons atgggaaggagtATTTTGCTGCTGATTTTGACATCCACCCTGGCAGGGGTGTCACAGAGTGAGACG GGCTTGCTGAGACAGAAAAGACAGATTTCTAATTTCCCCTACCGAAAAAGATCAG GTGGCCTCTGTCGTCATGGTGGCACCTCTGTCCCTGCCCTGTCCGGAGAACACATGTTCTGCTTATGCACAGTTGGTTACGGTGGCAAACACTGTGAGTTAG ATACAGCAGCCGCCTGCTACACGGGAACTGGGATGTACTACAGAGGCAAAGTGTCTCAGTCAGAGAGTGGGCGCAGGTGTGTGGGGTGGGACCTGGACACCAGAAAACGCCTGATGGGGTCTGACGTCTACTCCGGGAGGCACAACTACTGCAG GAATCTGGAGTACAAACGTCGTCCGTGGTGTTATGTAATGAAGGGTGTGGAGCAGGTACAGGAATACTGTGATATCCCTCGCTGTGGCGTACCTGTGGAGACAG GTCCCCTTGATGATCTGCCCACCGAGCCCACTGTACCAGACACAG CGTCCAGCCTGACAGAGTCCACGTGTGGCCAGCGTACCAGGAAGCAGATGAAGATCGTAGGAGGGACAGTTGCCGCTGTGGAATCCCACCCGTGGATGGCTGCCATATTCTGGAGGAGCCGTCAGTCTAAAGAGAACGTGTTCCGCTGTGGGGGAAGTCTGATCTCTCCCTGCTGGGTTCTGTCTGCTGCCCATTGCTTCCCTGACAG CTCTCAAACTAAAGCCTGCAGCCTCTTCGTCACTCTGGGGAAGAGTGCCATCAATGAGACTGATGACACCAAAGAACAGACCTTTCAGGTGGAAGAGGTCATCGTGCACGCAGAGTTCGAAAACAGCGAAGGCAACTTCAACAATGACATCG CTCTACTGAAGTTAAAGGCTGTAGATGGTCGGTGTGCAGTGGagagcagctctgtcaggactgTCTGCCTGCCCCCGGCACGCCAGGCCCTCGGCGCGGGATCCTCCTGTGAGATAGCAGGCTACGGAAGACAGAACGAGG GTTTATGGTACAATTCACAGTACCTGAGGGAGGCAACGGTAAACATTTTGGCCCATGACGTCTGCTCAGATAAGGCGTACTACGGAAACCTGATCACAGAAAACATGTTCTGTGCTGGGAGACCGGACTGGAGTCAAGATGCGTGCAAG GGTGATTCCGGAGGACCCATGGTGTGCGAGGTGGATAATCGAATGTTCCTTTTTGGAATCGTCAGTTGGGGCGAGGGGTGTTCTAGAGCCTTACGACCAGGCGTGTACACAGCAGTGACCAACTACAACAAGTGGATAGAAGAAAAAACAGGCTTATCCTCCGTCGCCTCAGGGTCTATGTACCCACAGAAATGA